A genome region from Dickeya chrysanthemi NCPPB 402 includes the following:
- a CDS encoding endonuclease/exonuclease/phosphatase family protein, whose protein sequence is MKLRLASYNVENLFHRTAILNLPDPQQSSELLEKVRQLQTLLDDDKYDDVLKDRVFTLTSNLQPYIDLRVDGGSLGSWKNEAGKTGFRINKSCRGRRDWLGELVFRAEPFGDQQRQNTGLVIKALKADILCAVEVENMAVLRDFNRQILADQVFAQYVMIDSPNDPRGIDVACLTRHRITQLRTHIFDASASFTPLFSRDCLEVTIDVGLLQPVHVLCNHFKSQNGRNDEERERAAKRRLAQAERVAEIVRGYNLQQEYVVVMGDLNEDAANPWHSLTPLFSIPDLHPAIDPSLPETARYTYYFSGGKPQERLNQLDYIFISTPLHRAKVTCGIERRGIYNIDKIAAKEGAEPVTPFPTVTSWDTGASDHAAVWVELDIR, encoded by the coding sequence ATGAAGCTCAGACTTGCCAGCTATAACGTTGAAAACTTGTTTCACCGTACTGCGATTCTTAACCTGCCTGACCCGCAACAAAGCAGTGAATTACTGGAGAAGGTTCGCCAGTTACAAACGCTGCTGGATGATGATAAGTATGACGATGTCCTGAAAGACCGGGTTTTTACCCTGACCAGCAATCTCCAGCCGTATATCGACTTGCGGGTTGACGGCGGCTCGCTGGGAAGCTGGAAAAACGAAGCGGGCAAGACCGGATTTCGGATTAACAAGAGTTGCCGTGGGCGACGTGACTGGCTGGGCGAGCTGGTTTTTCGTGCCGAACCCTTTGGCGATCAGCAGCGGCAAAATACCGGGTTGGTCATCAAGGCGCTGAAAGCCGATATTCTGTGCGCAGTCGAGGTGGAGAATATGGCGGTGCTGCGTGATTTCAATCGGCAGATTCTGGCGGATCAGGTGTTTGCTCAGTATGTCATGATCGATAGCCCGAACGATCCGCGCGGTATCGATGTTGCCTGCCTGACTCGTCATCGCATTACCCAGTTGCGTACCCATATTTTTGATGCGAGCGCATCGTTTACTCCGCTGTTCAGCCGTGATTGCCTGGAGGTGACGATAGACGTCGGCCTGCTGCAGCCGGTGCATGTGCTGTGTAATCATTTCAAAAGCCAGAACGGCCGTAACGATGAAGAGCGCGAGCGGGCGGCCAAACGTCGGCTCGCTCAGGCGGAACGCGTTGCCGAGATTGTGCGCGGGTACAATTTGCAGCAGGAGTATGTCGTGGTGATGGGCGACCTGAACGAGGATGCCGCTAATCCCTGGCACAGTCTGACTCCGTTGTTTTCCATACCTGACTTACACCCGGCGATTGATCCTTCCCTGCCGGAAACGGCGCGTTATACCTATTATTTCTCCGGCGGAAAACCCCAGGAGCGATTAAACCAACTGGACTATATCTTCATATCTACGCCGCTACATCGCGCGAAGGTCACCTGCGGCATCGAGCGACGCGGTATCTATAACATTGATAAGATCGCCGCTAAAGAGGGCGCAGAACCGGTGACGCCGTTCCCGACGGTCACTTCCTGGGATACCGGCGCTTCGGACCACGCGGCAGTATGGGTCGAGCTGGATATCCGCTGA
- a CDS encoding amino acid ABC transporter substrate-binding protein, with translation MKKSRLALLTGALLVTSVLAHAQDDLSAIKAAGVIKFGTEGTYAPYTYHDASGKLVGFDVDVGRAVAEKLGVKAEFVEGRWDGLIAGVDAKRYDAVINQVGVTKERQAKYDFSNPYIDAKSVLIVRSDNTSIKSFNDLKGHKSAQSLTSNYSKLATSYGAEIVPTDGFNQSLELVLSGRAEATLNDNLSFLDFKKHKPDAKVKVVATAESGDPSAILVRKNQPQLVDALNKALDQIKADGTYKTISVRYFGQDVSK, from the coding sequence ATGAAAAAATCTCGCTTAGCATTACTGACCGGCGCCTTACTGGTTACCAGCGTACTGGCTCATGCACAGGACGATCTCAGCGCCATCAAGGCAGCCGGTGTGATTAAATTCGGCACTGAAGGCACTTACGCGCCTTATACCTACCATGATGCCTCCGGCAAACTGGTCGGGTTCGATGTAGATGTCGGCCGCGCGGTGGCGGAAAAACTGGGTGTGAAAGCTGAGTTCGTCGAAGGCCGTTGGGACGGGTTGATCGCCGGCGTAGACGCCAAACGCTATGATGCCGTCATCAACCAGGTGGGCGTGACCAAAGAGCGTCAGGCAAAGTATGACTTTTCCAACCCGTATATCGATGCCAAATCGGTATTGATCGTACGTAGCGATAACACCAGCATCAAATCGTTCAACGACCTGAAAGGCCACAAATCCGCTCAGAGCCTGACCAGCAACTACTCCAAGCTGGCTACCAGCTACGGTGCGGAGATCGTGCCGACCGACGGCTTCAACCAGTCGCTGGAGCTGGTGCTGAGCGGCCGTGCCGAAGCCACCCTGAACGATAACCTGTCGTTCCTGGACTTCAAAAAACACAAACCTGACGCCAAGGTAAAAGTGGTTGCTACCGCTGAAAGCGGCGATCCGTCGGCCATTCTGGTACGTAAGAACCAGCCGCAACTGGTTGACGCGCTGAACAAAGCGTTGGATCAAATCAAAGCCGACGGCACCTATAAGACGATTTCTGTGCGATACTTTGGACAAGACGTTTCCAAATAA
- a CDS encoding amino acid ABC transporter permease: MPSWLQLMADSFWSLLSAGLTFTVPLAILSFALGLMIGVLVALLRLYGPKPLKKICDFYVWMIRGTPLLVQLFLIFYGLPNAGITLDAFPAALIGFSLNVGAYSSEIVRGAILSVPKGQWNAAYSLGMSGAQAIRWVIVPQSVFVSLPPLANTFISLVKDTSLAAVITVPEMFLAAQRIVSVTYEPLILYIEAALIYLMFSTVLSKLQARLEKYYQRHTVH; encoded by the coding sequence ATGCCATCATGGCTACAACTTATGGCAGACTCCTTCTGGAGTCTGCTTTCCGCCGGACTGACCTTCACCGTTCCTCTCGCGATTCTTTCCTTTGCTCTTGGGCTGATGATCGGCGTACTGGTGGCGTTATTGCGCCTGTATGGCCCCAAACCGCTGAAAAAGATCTGCGACTTTTACGTGTGGATGATTCGCGGTACACCGCTGCTGGTCCAGCTATTTCTGATTTTCTATGGCTTGCCTAACGCCGGTATTACGCTGGATGCCTTCCCGGCGGCACTGATTGGATTTAGCCTGAACGTCGGTGCGTACAGTTCGGAAATCGTACGCGGCGCTATTCTTTCCGTCCCTAAAGGCCAGTGGAACGCCGCCTATTCGCTCGGCATGAGCGGCGCGCAGGCTATTCGCTGGGTGATCGTACCGCAATCCGTTTTTGTCTCGTTGCCGCCGCTGGCGAATACCTTTATTTCACTGGTCAAGGACACCTCGCTGGCCGCCGTCATCACCGTGCCTGAAATGTTTCTGGCGGCGCAACGCATCGTATCGGTCACTTATGAACCACTGATCCTGTACATCGAAGCCGCACTCATCTACCTGATGTTCAGCACCGTGCTGAGCAAACTACAGGCGCGACTGGAAAAATACTACCAGCGCCACACGGTACATTGA
- a CDS encoding amino acid ABC transporter substrate-binding protein, whose translation MKKVIMSTLVASASLFAFINQAHAGATLDAIQKKGFVQCGISDGLPGFSYADANGKYSGIDVDVCRGVAAAIFGDANKVKYTPLTAKERFTALQSGEVDLLSRNTTWTSSRDGGMGLLFTGVTYYDGIGFLTHNKAGLKSAKELDGATVCIQAGTDTELNVADYFKTHNMKYTPVTFDRSDESAKALDSGRCDTLASDQSQLYALRIKLGKPADFVVLPEVISKEPLGPVVRRGDEDWFAIVRWTLFAMLNAEEMGITSQNVDQMAAKPATPDMAHLLGKEGNFGKDLKLPADWAFKIVKQVGNYGEVFERNVGQGSELKIKRGLNELWNKGGIQYAPTVR comes from the coding sequence ATGAAAAAAGTGATTATGTCTACGCTGGTTGCCAGCGCTTCACTGTTTGCCTTCATCAACCAGGCACACGCGGGCGCAACCCTTGATGCCATTCAAAAGAAAGGGTTCGTGCAGTGCGGTATCAGCGATGGACTTCCTGGTTTCTCGTATGCCGATGCCAACGGCAAATACTCCGGTATCGACGTTGACGTCTGCCGTGGTGTCGCTGCAGCCATTTTTGGCGATGCCAACAAAGTCAAATACACCCCGCTGACCGCCAAAGAGCGTTTCACCGCGCTGCAATCCGGCGAAGTGGACTTGCTGTCCCGTAACACTACCTGGACTTCCTCTCGCGATGGCGGTATGGGCCTGCTGTTCACAGGCGTGACCTACTACGACGGTATCGGCTTCCTGACTCACAACAAAGCCGGGCTGAAAAGCGCTAAAGAGCTGGACGGCGCAACCGTTTGTATCCAGGCCGGCACCGACACCGAGCTGAACGTAGCCGACTACTTCAAGACCCACAACATGAAGTACACCCCGGTGACCTTCGACCGCTCCGACGAAAGCGCTAAAGCGCTGGATTCCGGCCGCTGCGATACGTTGGCTTCCGACCAGTCTCAGCTGTATGCCCTGCGCATCAAGCTGGGCAAACCGGCCGATTTCGTGGTACTGCCGGAAGTGATCTCTAAAGAACCGTTGGGCCCGGTAGTACGCCGCGGCGACGAAGATTGGTTCGCGATTGTCCGCTGGACACTGTTTGCCATGCTGAATGCCGAAGAGATGGGCATCACCTCTCAGAACGTCGATCAGATGGCAGCCAAGCCAGCCACCCCGGATATGGCGCACCTGTTGGGTAAAGAAGGCAACTTCGGTAAAGATCTGAAACTGCCGGCTGACTGGGCGTTCAAAATCGTCAAACAGGTAGGCAACTACGGCGAAGTATTTGAGCGCAACGTCGGTCAGGGCAGCGAGCTGAAAATCAAGCGCGGCCTGAACGAACTGTGGAATAAAGGCGGCATCCAGTACGCTCCTACCGTTCGCTAA